A portion of the Streptomyces erythrochromogenes genome contains these proteins:
- a CDS encoding cystathionine gamma-synthase, with protein MSDDSHEHQSFETRAIHAGNTADPQTGAVVPPIYQVSTYKQDGVGGLRGGYEYSRSANPTRTALEENLAALEGGRRGLAFASGLAAEDCLLRTLLSPGDHVVIPNDAYGGTFRLFAKVVSRWGVEWSVADTSDADSVRAALTPKTKVIWVETPSNPLLGITDIAVVADIARTAGAKLVVDNTFASPYLQQPLALGADVVVHSLTKYMGGHSDVVGGALVTADEALGEELAYHQNAMGAVAGPFDSWVVLRGIKTLAVRMDRHAENAAKIVEVLKRHPKVTKVLYPGLPEHPGHEVAAKQMRNFGGMVSFQVAGGEEEAVAVCGRTKIFTLAESLGGVESLIEHPGRMTHASVAGSALEVPADLIRVSVGIENADDLIADLTQALG; from the coding sequence ATGAGCGACGACAGCCACGAGCACCAGAGCTTCGAGACCCGCGCGATCCACGCGGGCAACACCGCCGACCCGCAGACCGGCGCGGTCGTGCCGCCGATCTACCAGGTCTCCACCTACAAGCAGGACGGCGTCGGCGGCCTGCGCGGCGGTTACGAATACAGCCGCAGCGCCAACCCGACCCGCACCGCGCTGGAGGAGAACCTCGCGGCGCTGGAGGGCGGCCGCCGAGGCCTCGCCTTCGCGTCCGGACTGGCCGCCGAGGACTGCCTGCTGCGTACGCTGCTCTCCCCGGGCGACCACGTGGTCATCCCGAACGACGCCTATGGCGGAACCTTCCGCCTCTTCGCGAAGGTCGTCTCCCGCTGGGGCGTGGAGTGGTCGGTGGCCGACACCTCCGACGCCGATTCCGTACGTGCCGCCCTCACCCCGAAGACGAAGGTCATCTGGGTCGAGACCCCCTCCAACCCGCTGCTCGGCATCACCGACATCGCCGTCGTCGCCGACATCGCGCGGACCGCCGGCGCCAAGCTGGTCGTGGACAACACCTTCGCGTCGCCGTACCTCCAGCAGCCCCTGGCGCTGGGCGCGGACGTGGTCGTTCACTCGCTGACCAAGTACATGGGCGGGCACTCCGACGTGGTCGGCGGCGCGCTCGTCACCGCCGACGAGGCGCTGGGCGAGGAACTGGCCTACCACCAGAACGCGATGGGCGCCGTGGCCGGGCCCTTCGACTCGTGGGTCGTGCTGCGGGGCATCAAGACCCTGGCCGTGCGCATGGACCGGCACGCGGAGAACGCGGCCAAGATCGTCGAGGTGCTCAAGCGGCACCCGAAGGTCACCAAGGTCCTCTACCCGGGCCTGCCCGAGCACCCGGGCCACGAGGTCGCCGCCAAGCAGATGCGCAACTTCGGCGGCATGGTGTCCTTCCAGGTCGCCGGCGGCGAGGAAGAGGCCGTCGCGGTCTGCGGCCGCACCAAGATCTTCACGCTGGCCGAGTCCCTGGGCGGCGTCGAGTCCCTCATCGAGCACCCGGGCCGCATGACGCACGCGTCGGTGGCAGGCTCGGCCCTCGAGGTCCCGGCGGACCTGATCCGCGTCTCGGTGGGCATCGAGAACGCCGACGACCTGATCGCGGACCTGACCCAGGCGCTGGGCTAG
- the mca gene encoding mycothiol conjugate amidase Mca, giving the protein MTEQLRLMAVHAHPDDESSKGAATMAKYVSEGVPVMVVTCTGGERGSVLNPKLQGDKYIEENIHEVRAKEMEEARQILGVEQEWLGYVDSGLPEGDPLPPLPEGCFALADVHEAAGELVKKIRAFKPQVVTTYDENGGYPHPDHIMTHTISMVAFDGAADTEKYPEAEYGPAHQPQKLYYNQGFNKPRTIALHEAMLSRGLDSPYGEWLERWKEFERKERTLTTHIPCADFFEIRDKALIAHATQIDPDGGWFRVPMEVQKEVWPTEEYELAKSLVDTSLPESDLFAGIRENA; this is encoded by the coding sequence TTGACCGAGCAGCTTCGACTGATGGCCGTCCACGCCCACCCCGACGACGAGTCGAGCAAGGGCGCGGCCACGATGGCAAAGTACGTGTCCGAAGGGGTCCCCGTCATGGTCGTGACCTGCACGGGCGGCGAACGGGGCTCCGTACTGAACCCCAAGCTCCAGGGCGACAAGTACATCGAGGAGAACATCCACGAGGTCCGCGCCAAGGAGATGGAGGAGGCCCGCCAGATCCTCGGCGTCGAGCAGGAATGGCTCGGCTACGTCGACTCCGGCCTCCCCGAGGGCGACCCGCTGCCCCCGCTCCCCGAAGGCTGCTTCGCCCTCGCGGACGTCCACGAGGCCGCAGGCGAGCTCGTCAAGAAGATCCGCGCGTTCAAGCCGCAGGTCGTCACCACGTACGACGAGAACGGCGGCTACCCGCACCCCGACCACATCATGACCCACACCATCTCGATGGTGGCCTTCGACGGAGCGGCCGACACCGAGAAGTACCCCGAGGCCGAGTACGGCCCCGCCCACCAGCCGCAGAAGCTGTACTACAACCAGGGCTTCAACAAGCCGCGCACCATCGCCCTGCACGAGGCGATGCTCTCCCGCGGCCTGGACTCCCCCTACGGCGAGTGGCTGGAGCGGTGGAAGGAGTTCGAGCGCAAGGAGCGGACCCTCACCACCCACATCCCCTGCGCGGACTTCTTCGAGATCCGCGACAAGGCCCTCATCGCGCACGCCACCCAGATCGACCCGGACGGCGGCTGGTTCCGCGTCCCCATGGAGGTCCAGAAGGAGGTCTGGCCCACCGAGGAGTACGAGCTCGCGAAGTCGCTCGTCGACACCTCCCTCCCCGAGTCCGACCTCTTCGCGGGCATCCGGGAGAATGCGTAG
- a CDS encoding M48 family metallopeptidase → MGASLRAVRALVLLAGFYLLGVFLLAALVGVDFAVVTWLHGPVAFKIIIVSVVLAVPIVRGLFMLRTPKGEPPAGITVTEAQEPLLWQTVRDIAQQVGTRAPDEIVLIDEVNAAVAEDARLLGLRPGTRRLYLGLPLMTGLDEMQLRAVLAHEMGHYANFDTRLTPLIARGRAQLIRTIGHFHERADNKVAKERARQEKRDEKRVAKGKGAKGVDTSGQGATYRAMAKIYMAYGNFYMRATRTAGRRQELAADLASVRVAGRDSAASALREINALDSAHDFYMSSYATLGVGAGLLPRPGEVFGGLRKLLDARSEDLDDLRRELSTEPASPYDSHPPLAERVARIEALPDDGRGGQSARPALALLSDAGAALAALEQVVLTPEALALKRVDWEDLVHESMTQYVGQGAEEIRETFAAEGAGPGLPALLDAIDADPAVRWRIADRFPKSEEAAAATGRTAREFARPVVRRALNQLVTVELTGRGAARWQLSWSDSAALRYPADGFEEQLRLALDAVVADLPDTEPLRKLVLAP, encoded by the coding sequence ATGGGCGCTTCTTTGCGCGCCGTGCGCGCGCTCGTCCTGCTCGCAGGCTTCTATCTGCTCGGCGTCTTCCTGCTCGCCGCCCTCGTCGGCGTCGACTTCGCCGTCGTCACCTGGCTGCACGGCCCGGTCGCCTTCAAGATCATAATCGTATCGGTCGTCCTCGCCGTTCCGATCGTCCGCGGCCTGTTCATGCTCCGCACCCCCAAGGGCGAGCCGCCGGCCGGCATCACCGTCACCGAGGCGCAGGAGCCCCTCCTGTGGCAGACCGTGCGCGACATCGCGCAGCAGGTCGGCACCCGCGCCCCCGACGAGATCGTGCTGATCGACGAGGTGAACGCGGCCGTCGCCGAGGACGCCCGGCTGCTGGGCCTGCGGCCCGGAACCCGCCGCCTCTACCTCGGCCTGCCCCTGATGACGGGCCTGGACGAGATGCAGCTGCGCGCCGTGCTCGCCCACGAGATGGGCCACTACGCCAACTTCGACACCCGCCTCACCCCGCTGATCGCCCGCGGCCGCGCCCAGCTGATCCGTACGATCGGCCACTTCCACGAGCGCGCCGACAACAAGGTCGCCAAGGAGCGGGCCCGCCAGGAGAAGCGGGACGAGAAGCGGGTCGCCAAGGGCAAGGGCGCCAAGGGCGTCGACACCTCCGGCCAGGGCGCGACGTACCGCGCCATGGCCAAGATCTACATGGCGTACGGCAACTTCTACATGCGTGCGACCCGCACCGCCGGCCGCCGCCAGGAGCTCGCCGCCGACCTCGCCTCGGTGCGCGTCGCCGGACGGGACTCCGCCGCCTCCGCCCTGCGCGAGATCAACGCCCTGGACTCCGCGCACGACTTCTACATGAGCTCGTACGCCACCCTCGGCGTCGGCGCCGGCCTGCTGCCCCGCCCCGGCGAGGTCTTCGGCGGCCTGCGCAAGCTGCTCGACGCCCGCTCTGAGGACCTGGACGACCTGCGCCGGGAGCTGTCGACCGAGCCCGCCTCCCCGTACGACTCCCACCCTCCGCTCGCCGAGCGCGTCGCCCGTATCGAGGCCCTGCCCGACGACGGCCGCGGCGGGCAGAGCGCCCGTCCCGCCCTGGCGCTGCTGTCCGACGCGGGCGCCGCGCTGGCCGCGCTGGAGCAGGTCGTCCTCACCCCCGAGGCCCTCGCCCTCAAGCGGGTGGACTGGGAGGACCTCGTCCACGAGTCGATGACGCAGTACGTCGGCCAGGGCGCGGAGGAGATCCGCGAAACCTTCGCCGCCGAGGGCGCCGGCCCCGGACTGCCCGCCCTGCTCGACGCGATCGACGCCGACCCGGCCGTGCGCTGGCGCATCGCCGACCGCTTCCCGAAGTCGGAGGAGGCCGCGGCCGCCACGGGCCGCACGGCCCGCGAGTTCGCCCGCCCGGTCGTCCGGCGCGCCCTGAACCAGCTGGTCACCGTGGAGCTGACGGGCCGCGGCGCCGCCCGCTGGCAGCTGTCCTGGTCCGACTCGGCCGCCCTGCGCTACCCGGCCGACGGCTTCGAGGAGCAGCTGCGCCTGGCCCTCGACGCGGTCGTCGCCGACCTGCCCGACACCGAACCCCTGCGAAAGCTGGTGCTTGCCCCGTGA
- a CDS encoding MarR family winged helix-turn-helix transcriptional regulator, producing the protein MPSSPANSDLPVQAEAPAGAGLLDALQHQVAVFARRAEQTRLGGVGQARNSMDRAAYLLLNRLDLEGPMGVKALAGGMGIDSSTVTRQVAPLVDGGLVKRTSHPEDGRAVVLALSPRGLARLEEVRSSRRELMARVTEGWSEDERESFTGLLTRFNLSLSELMAAVAEAGPAS; encoded by the coding sequence ATGCCTTCCTCCCCGGCCAATTCCGATCTGCCCGTGCAGGCCGAAGCGCCCGCCGGAGCCGGTCTCCTCGACGCGCTCCAGCACCAGGTGGCGGTCTTCGCCCGGCGCGCCGAGCAGACCCGTCTGGGCGGCGTGGGCCAGGCCCGCAACTCGATGGACCGCGCGGCCTACCTGTTGCTCAACCGGCTCGACCTGGAAGGCCCGATGGGCGTCAAGGCGCTCGCCGGAGGCATGGGGATCGACTCCTCGACGGTGACCCGGCAGGTCGCGCCGCTGGTCGACGGCGGTCTGGTCAAGCGGACCTCGCACCCGGAGGACGGGCGGGCCGTGGTCCTCGCGCTGTCCCCGCGGGGGCTGGCGCGGCTGGAGGAGGTGCGCTCCTCGCGGCGCGAGCTCATGGCGCGCGTGACGGAGGGCTGGAGCGAGGACGAGCGCGAGTCCTTCACGGGGCTGCTGACGCGCTTCAACCTGTCGCTGTCGGAGCTGATGGCGGCCGTGGCCGAAGCCGGTCCGGCCTCCTGA
- a CDS encoding sigma factor-like helix-turn-helix DNA-binding protein codes for MRAVDQQVGPYGEFEAFVAGAAGRLLHVAVLLTGEPESARRLLAGALARTYANWRRLRADDPYDFTRHELCAAFARTGWRHHGGSGVLARLSPPERLVLVLRLYEGLAEEVTAAQLGMPVERVRVLCNRAVSLLRAREAA; via the coding sequence ATGCGGGCGGTTGATCAACAGGTTGGCCCCTACGGGGAGTTCGAGGCTTTCGTCGCGGGGGCGGCGGGGCGGCTCCTGCATGTCGCGGTGCTGCTGACCGGCGAACCGGAGTCGGCCCGCCGGCTGCTCGCGGGCGCGCTGGCCCGTACGTACGCGAACTGGCGGCGCCTGCGCGCCGACGACCCGTACGACTTCACCCGCCACGAGCTGTGCGCGGCCTTCGCCCGGACCGGCTGGCGCCACCACGGCGGGAGCGGGGTGCTGGCGCGGCTGAGCCCGCCGGAACGGCTCGTGCTCGTGCTGCGGCTCTACGAGGGGCTCGCGGAGGAGGTCACGGCGGCGCAGCTCGGGATGCCGGTGGAGCGGGTCCGCGTGCTGTGCAACCGGGCCGTGTCACTGCTGCGGGCCCGGGAGGCGGCGTGA
- the greA gene encoding transcription elongation factor GreA gives MTQTSESVTWLTQAAYDQLKAELDYLSGPARTEIAAKIAAAREEGDLRENGGYHAAKEEQGKQELRVRQLTQLLENAKVGTAPASDGVVAPGTLVKIAFDGDEDDTMEFLLASREYASADFETYSPQSPLGTGVLGKSIGEDAEYELPNGKKASVKILDVKPFTG, from the coding sequence GTGACCCAGACGAGCGAGAGCGTCACCTGGCTGACCCAGGCGGCGTACGACCAGCTGAAGGCGGAGCTGGACTACCTCTCTGGTCCCGCCCGCACGGAGATCGCAGCGAAGATCGCAGCCGCCCGCGAGGAGGGCGACCTGCGCGAGAACGGCGGGTACCACGCGGCCAAGGAGGAGCAGGGCAAGCAGGAGCTCCGGGTCCGCCAGCTCACGCAGCTCCTGGAGAACGCCAAGGTCGGGACCGCGCCCGCGTCCGACGGTGTGGTGGCGCCGGGCACCCTCGTGAAGATCGCCTTCGACGGCGACGAGGACGACACGATGGAGTTCCTGCTGGCGTCGCGCGAGTACGCGTCCGCGGACTTCGAGACGTACTCCCCGCAGTCCCCGCTGGGCACCGGAGTGCTGGGCAAGTCGATCGGCGAGGACGCCGAGTACGAGCTGCCGAACGGCAAGAAGGCCTCGGTCAAGATCCTGGACGTCAAGCCCTTCACCGGCTGA
- a CDS encoding DUF4307 domain-containing protein has product MSAVREGLPEGRYGRSADERADRKLKIIGAAMGAVLLGVIGWIGWDYVAGRSVSAEVIKFQVISDTEVKVHLEVRKDASVTGVCTMVSQDEQHAEVGRADFTFAQPRSRVDEVVSVKTTGRATMIELVGCQPAGSAG; this is encoded by the coding sequence ATGAGCGCGGTGCGCGAGGGACTGCCCGAGGGCCGGTACGGCCGGTCGGCGGACGAGCGTGCGGACCGGAAGCTCAAGATCATCGGGGCGGCGATGGGTGCCGTGCTGCTGGGCGTGATCGGCTGGATCGGCTGGGACTACGTCGCGGGCCGGAGCGTGAGCGCCGAGGTGATCAAGTTCCAGGTGATTTCGGACACCGAGGTGAAGGTGCACCTTGAGGTCCGCAAGGACGCGTCGGTCACCGGTGTGTGCACCATGGTCTCGCAGGACGAGCAGCACGCCGAGGTGGGCCGCGCCGATTTCACCTTCGCCCAACCCCGGTCGCGGGTCGACGAGGTCGTGTCGGTGAAGACCACCGGCCGGGCCACCATGATCGAGCTGGTCGGCTGCCAGCCCGCGGGGTCCGCCGGCTGA
- the ilvA gene encoding threonine ammonia-lyase has protein sequence MNYRVPQPVPQVILDDVRGAQKMLSGVSRVTPMEGSRHLSALTGSPVHFKCENLQRTGSFKLRGAYVRIAGLRPEQRAAGVVAASAGNHAQGVALASSLLGVRSTVFMPVGAPLPKVAATQEYGADVRMHGQVVDETLAAAQEYADRTGAVFIHPFDHRDIIAGQGTVGLEILEQCPEVRTILVGIGGGGLAAGVAVAVKALRPDVRVVGVQAAGAAAYPPSLKAGHPVSIDDPNTMADGIKVGRPGDVPFRIIGELLDDVRTVSEDALSSALLLCLERAKLVVEPAGCSTVAALLSEPELYGAGPVVAVLSGGNVDPLLLQRILRHGMAAAGRYLSLRLRVADRPGALAGLLGVLSVVDANVLDVSHVRTDPRLGLTEVEVELHLETKGPEHCAEVARTLHGAGYKVMG, from the coding sequence ATGAACTACCGCGTGCCCCAGCCCGTTCCCCAGGTCATCCTCGACGACGTCCGGGGGGCCCAGAAGATGCTCTCCGGCGTCTCCCGGGTCACGCCGATGGAAGGCAGCAGGCACCTCTCCGCGCTCACCGGCTCGCCCGTCCACTTCAAGTGCGAGAACCTCCAGCGCACCGGATCCTTCAAGCTCCGCGGAGCCTACGTGCGCATCGCGGGCCTGCGCCCCGAGCAGCGCGCCGCCGGCGTCGTGGCCGCCAGCGCCGGCAACCACGCCCAGGGCGTGGCACTGGCCTCCTCGCTCCTCGGCGTCCGCTCCACCGTGTTCATGCCGGTCGGGGCGCCGCTGCCGAAGGTCGCCGCGACCCAGGAGTACGGGGCCGACGTACGCATGCACGGCCAGGTCGTCGACGAGACCCTCGCCGCGGCCCAGGAGTACGCCGACCGCACGGGCGCGGTGTTCATCCACCCCTTCGACCACCGCGACATCATCGCCGGCCAGGGCACGGTGGGCCTGGAGATCCTGGAGCAGTGCCCGGAGGTGCGCACCATCCTCGTCGGCATCGGCGGCGGCGGGCTCGCCGCCGGGGTGGCCGTCGCCGTGAAGGCGCTGCGGCCCGACGTGCGGGTCGTCGGGGTGCAGGCGGCGGGCGCGGCCGCGTACCCGCCCTCCCTCAAGGCCGGCCACCCGGTCTCGATCGACGACCCGAACACGATGGCCGACGGCATCAAGGTGGGCCGCCCCGGCGACGTTCCCTTCAGGATCATCGGCGAGCTCCTCGACGACGTGCGCACCGTGTCCGAGGACGCCCTCTCCAGCGCCCTGCTGCTGTGCCTGGAACGGGCGAAACTCGTCGTCGAGCCGGCCGGGTGCAGTACGGTGGCGGCCCTGCTGAGCGAGCCCGAGCTGTACGGCGCGGGCCCGGTCGTGGCCGTGCTGTCCGGCGGCAACGTCGACCCGCTCCTGCTCCAGCGGATCCTGCGGCACGGCATGGCGGCGGCGGGCCGGTACCTGTCCCTGCGGCTGCGCGTGGCGGACCGGCCCGGGGCGCTGGCCGGGCTCCTGGGGGTGTTGTCAGTGGTCGATGCGAACGTGTTGGACGTGAGCCACGTACGGACCGACCCGCGGCTGGGGCTCACGGAGGTGGAGGTGGAACTGCACCTGGAGACCAAGGGGCCGGAGCACTGCGCGGAGGTCGCGCGGACGCTGCACGGCGCGGGATACAAGGTGATGGGCTAG